A window of Desulfobacterales bacterium contains these coding sequences:
- a CDS encoding FG-GAP-like repeat-containing protein, whose protein sequence is MQLHHWFWIRFGILFSGMVFLTACSVFNPGPADKPGGVGGYDHLIDRAHHLINDRQHLNALKILEKAGGVKPGHPEWLYESGRALFAMDRFKESAKACQKALKVDPQYYDAMALGWAARLEEGEVSEKTRQKVRSEIQKLLETAADSPEALLAAYRGYEWLDDEPAQQELILRIVPLAASESAVVREQIAANLFEQIIQARDDKPRQTQLMRAYIKHFPKRRFVEYLINSLLETEWEAAEAHPGPMAFVQSALPDAARGKRVNVGIALWLIEQDKMPDKAVELLSESIEIAHTQPEEIPPFFDNALWQAEQKKETDYMHYLLGRAYFNAGQMDQAAAELRYVAGENRHWSGVYHYLGRIAELRGSYDQAIADYRRALEIDDRQEDTEDHLSDLLAAHRDYTGEPAHYFSEQTDTITFTDVTESAGLADIQAKQAAWGDFNGDGFADLLLNGRMLFRNNRDGTFTDISKAAGLDQVKRSRGGIWADYDNDGDLDIYVTSHAENYLLENRGAGKFEDVTDMAFDGPLPKNRTEAAAFGDMDNDGFLDLYIANYERRGVMRGLGTHDRLYDNKGDGTFAEVSFSAGVYSGEAMCGRGVTWSDVNADGYQDIVVANYRLDPNFLWLNDQNGGFTDKAETFNIRGNMTDGAFGHSIGPASGDLDNDKDLDLIITNLAHPRYIQYSDKTMVLMSTGAPSFEFVNRFDSSGIAFEETHSDPALADVDNDGDLDLYITSIYSGRNAHLYLNDGTGRFTDITWLSGTRLKNTWGAAFADFNNDGFIDLLVASSDGVTLLKNNGNDNHWVKVAINDSQCNRYGIGSRIRVFYDGKQQVREVICGRGTGSQDDTAVIFGLGEYSGPVRVEARTLCGDRLGARIAHPDQVVVLEN, encoded by the coding sequence ATGCAGCTGCATCATTGGTTTTGGATTCGATTCGGTATTTTGTTTTCAGGCATGGTTTTTTTGACGGCCTGTTCGGTTTTCAATCCCGGGCCTGCGGATAAACCCGGCGGCGTGGGGGGGTATGACCATTTGATTGACCGGGCCCATCATTTAATCAATGACCGGCAGCATTTAAACGCCCTTAAAATTCTTGAAAAAGCCGGCGGTGTCAAGCCCGGTCATCCGGAATGGCTGTATGAGTCGGGCCGGGCACTTTTTGCCATGGACCGGTTTAAGGAATCGGCTAAAGCCTGCCAAAAGGCACTGAAAGTCGATCCGCAATATTATGATGCCATGGCGCTTGGGTGGGCGGCCCGGCTGGAAGAAGGGGAGGTTTCCGAAAAAACCCGGCAGAAGGTGCGAAGTGAGATCCAAAAATTGCTTGAAACCGCGGCGGATTCGCCAGAGGCGCTTTTGGCGGCGTATCGGGGCTATGAATGGTTGGACGATGAACCCGCCCAGCAGGAGCTGATCCTAAGGATTGTCCCGCTTGCAGCATCTGAATCGGCAGTGGTGCGGGAGCAGATCGCCGCCAACCTTTTTGAGCAGATTATTCAGGCAAGGGATGACAAACCCCGGCAAACCCAATTGATGCGGGCCTATATTAAGCACTTCCCCAAACGGCGGTTTGTTGAATATCTCATCAACAGCCTGCTCGAAACCGAATGGGAAGCCGCTGAGGCGCATCCCGGACCAATGGCTTTTGTGCAGTCCGCGCTGCCGGACGCAGCCAGGGGCAAGCGGGTCAATGTGGGTATTGCCCTGTGGCTGATCGAGCAGGATAAGATGCCGGATAAAGCCGTCGAACTGCTAAGTGAAAGCATTGAAATCGCCCATACGCAGCCTGAAGAAATCCCCCCGTTTTTTGATAACGCCCTTTGGCAGGCGGAGCAGAAAAAAGAAACGGATTACATGCATTATCTTTTGGGGCGGGCGTATTTCAATGCAGGTCAAATGGATCAGGCAGCTGCCGAATTGCGGTATGTGGCCGGGGAAAACAGGCACTGGAGCGGGGTCTATCACTACCTGGGCCGTATTGCCGAATTGCGCGGAAGTTATGATCAAGCCATTGCCGATTACCGCCGGGCCCTTGAAATCGATGACCGCCAGGAAGATACGGAAGATCATCTGTCCGATCTTCTGGCGGCCCACCGGGATTATACGGGCGAGCCGGCGCATTACTTCAGTGAACAGACTGACACCATTACTTTTACCGATGTAACAGAATCGGCCGGTCTGGCGGATATCCAGGCAAAACAGGCGGCCTGGGGCGATTTTAACGGCGACGGGTTTGCTGATCTGCTGCTTAACGGCAGAATGCTGTTTAGAAACAACCGGGACGGGACTTTTACCGATATATCAAAAGCGGCCGGATTGGATCAGGTTAAACGATCAAGGGGCGGCATATGGGCGGATTATGACAATGACGGGGATTTGGATATTTATGTGACCAGCCATGCTGAAAACTATTTATTGGAAAACAGGGGCGCAGGCAAATTTGAAGATGTCACGGATATGGCATTTGACGGCCCGCTGCCCAAAAACCGAACGGAGGCCGCGGCCTTTGGGGATATGGACAACGACGGGTTTCTGGATCTCTATATCGCCAATTATGAGCGAAGGGGCGTGATGCGGGGACTTGGCACACATGACCGGCTCTATGACAACAAGGGGGATGGCACGTTTGCGGAGGTCAGTTTTTCCGCCGGGGTTTATTCCGGGGAAGCCATGTGCGGCCGCGGCGTGACCTGGAGCGATGTCAATGCAGACGGCTATCAGGATATCGTGGTGGCCAATTACCGGCTGGATCCCAATTTTTTGTGGCTAAACGATCAGAACGGCGGTTTTACGGATAAGGCCGAAACCTTTAATATCCGGGGCAATATGACGGACGGCGCGTTCGGCCACTCCATCGGGCCGGCAAGCGGGGATCTGGACAATGACAAGGACCTTGATCTTATTATTACTAACCTGGCCCATCCCCGCTATATCCAGTATTCGGATAAAACCATGGTGCTGATGAGCACGGGCGCGCCGTCATTTGAGTTTGTCAACCGGTTTGACAGTTCCGGCATCGCCTTTGAAGAGACCCATTCGGATCCGGCACTGGCCGATGTGGACAATGACGGGGATCTGGATTTGTATATCACATCCATATACAGCGGCCGAAATGCGCATTTGTACTTAAACGACGGCACCGGCCGGTTTACGGATATCACCTGGCTCTCCGGCACCCGTTTGAAAAATACCTGGGGCGCCGCTTTTGCGGATTTTAATAATGACGGGTTTATTGACTTACTGGTCGCGAGCAGCGACGGGGTCACCCTGCTTAAAAACAACGGCAATGACAATCACTGGGTGAAGGTGGCAATTAATGACAGCCAATGCAACCGATACGGGATCGGCAGCCGCATCCGGGTGTTCTATGACGGAAAACAACAGGTGCGGGAAGTGATTTGCGGCCGGGGGACCGGCAGCCAGGATGACACCGCCGTAATATTCGGCCTGGGCGAATACAGCGGGCCCGTCCGGGTTGAAGCAAGAACGCTATGCGGCGATCGATTGGGGGCCCGGATTGCGCATCCGGATCAGGTGGTCGTGCTGGAAAATTAA
- a CDS encoding antibiotic biosynthesis monooxygenase family protein, with amino-acid sequence MIVVRITMHVLPEKQKEVVQTLLSLMPPMEHEAGCLSYVLLFDMKDKNRLYVLEEWENREKLDHHLKSDLFGVLLGTKSLLKQAHGIHIYTVQKTEGIDAVLAARQKRENSDRSIN; translated from the coding sequence ATGATCGTCGTCCGAATCACCATGCATGTGCTGCCCGAAAAACAGAAAGAGGTGGTGCAAACACTTTTATCACTGATGCCCCCCATGGAACATGAGGCGGGCTGTCTCAGCTATGTGCTACTCTTTGATATGAAAGACAAAAACAGGCTTTATGTGCTCGAGGAGTGGGAAAATCGGGAAAAACTGGATCACCATCTCAAGTCAGACCTTTTCGGTGTCTTGCTGGGAACAAAAAGCCTTTTGAAGCAAGCACACGGCATCCATATCTACACTGTCCAAAAAACCGAAGGGATAGATGCTGTTCTCGCTGCCCGTCAAAAAAGAGAGAACAGCGATCGATCCATAAATTAA
- the hflK gene encoding FtsH protease activity modulator HflK — MTEWNQPPGGSAPSLEEVLEKIRQEFKKFKGGTLLILAAVVVVAVFWTAWFTVQPEETGIVQRFGKVQRTAGPGLHFKLPFGVEKVRLLPTARVLKEEFGFRTVASVPGEKTRYDPSGSYKDESLMLTGDLNVIDVQWIIQYRIEDPIRYLFQVRDTPKTIRDTTEAIMRRAVGNRLGSDVLTTGRVGVASEAKDEIQKVLTSYEAGVRLVTVELQDVTPPDAVKPAFNEVNESRQDKEQTINKAQEQANREIPKARGVAVQQISEAEGYAIERVNRAKGEANRFEAILGQYEGAPQVTRRRLYLEAMTGLLAEMKALYIVDQDQQAMVPWVSMESGAQPSIKGRQP, encoded by the coding sequence ATGACTGAATGGAATCAACCCCCAGGGGGATCAGCGCCGTCTTTGGAAGAGGTGCTGGAGAAAATTCGACAGGAGTTTAAAAAATTCAAAGGCGGTACGCTACTGATCCTTGCCGCCGTTGTGGTGGTGGCTGTTTTCTGGACCGCCTGGTTTACCGTCCAGCCGGAAGAGACGGGGATCGTCCAGCGCTTCGGAAAAGTTCAGCGAACAGCCGGCCCGGGTCTGCATTTCAAACTGCCGTTCGGTGTTGAAAAGGTGCGCCTGCTGCCCACGGCCCGCGTACTCAAAGAAGAGTTCGGCTTTCGGACAGTGGCCTCCGTTCCCGGTGAAAAAACCCGCTACGATCCGAGCGGCAGTTACAAGGACGAATCGCTGATGCTCACCGGGGACTTAAACGTCATCGATGTGCAGTGGATCATTCAGTACCGCATCGAAGACCCGATCCGCTACCTGTTTCAGGTGCGCGACACACCGAAAACGATCCGCGATACCACCGAGGCGATCATGCGCCGGGCAGTGGGCAACCGCCTGGGCAGTGATGTACTGACAACCGGCCGGGTGGGGGTTGCCAGCGAAGCCAAAGATGAAATCCAGAAAGTCCTGACGTCCTATGAAGCCGGTGTGCGCCTGGTTACCGTGGAGCTTCAGGATGTAACCCCGCCGGATGCCGTAAAACCGGCCTTCAATGAAGTCAACGAGTCGCGCCAGGACAAAGAACAGACGATCAACAAGGCCCAGGAGCAGGCCAACCGGGAAATTCCCAAGGCCAGGGGGGTCGCTGTGCAGCAAATCAGCGAGGCCGAAGGCTACGCCATTGAACGCGTCAACCGGGCCAAAGGCGAAGCCAACCGTTTTGAGGCCATCTTAGGCCAATACGAGGGCGCACCGCAGGTCACGCGCCGGCGTCTGTACCTGGAGGCCATGACCGGTTTACTGGCTGAGATGAAGGCGCTCTATATTGTGGATCAGGATCAACAGGCAATGGTGCCCTGGGTCTCAATGGAGTCCGGTGCACAGCCATCAATAAAAGGGAGGCAACCATGA
- the hflC gene encoding protease modulator HflC, translating into MKFTLKAAAIGLSLVIIIVLYSALYTLEEGQQAIVVQFGKPIGETITEAGLHVKLPFVQEVRRFEKRLLVWDGDPNQIPTKGREFIWVDTTARWRIADAKKFLENVASEEGAQSRLNDILDSVVRDQVSGSELVELVRSASWEVPEDEVLKEVPKEREEELKRKIASGREEITRTILAEARKIIPQYGIELVDLRIKRLDYVESVRRKVYERMISERKRIAAQFRSEGEGRSAEILGTMEKELRDIRSTAYRRVQEVQGKADADATKIYGQAYNKNPEFYAFLRTLESYKEKTNENAVMILTTDSDFYRFVKQASPDRIETSSALD; encoded by the coding sequence ATGAAATTCACCTTGAAAGCTGCAGCCATCGGCCTGTCGCTGGTGATCATTATCGTACTCTATAGTGCGCTTTACACGCTGGAAGAGGGCCAGCAAGCCATTGTCGTGCAGTTTGGCAAGCCCATCGGGGAAACGATCACCGAGGCGGGGCTGCACGTTAAACTGCCCTTTGTGCAGGAAGTCCGGCGATTCGAAAAACGTCTGCTCGTCTGGGATGGCGATCCGAACCAGATTCCCACCAAAGGCAGAGAGTTCATCTGGGTGGATACCACCGCCAGATGGCGGATTGCGGATGCGAAAAAATTTTTGGAAAACGTAGCCAGCGAAGAGGGCGCCCAGTCCCGCTTAAACGATATTCTTGATTCGGTAGTCCGCGACCAGGTATCAGGCAGCGAGCTCGTCGAACTCGTACGCAGCGCCTCATGGGAAGTCCCGGAAGACGAGGTGCTCAAGGAAGTCCCGAAGGAGCGGGAAGAAGAACTTAAAAGAAAAATTGCCAGCGGAAGAGAAGAGATCACCCGAACAATACTGGCGGAAGCGAGAAAGATCATTCCGCAGTACGGCATTGAATTGGTGGATTTGCGGATCAAGCGCCTTGATTACGTGGAAAGCGTGCGGAGAAAGGTCTATGAGCGCATGATCTCCGAGCGCAAACGCATCGCCGCGCAGTTCCGCTCCGAGGGAGAAGGCCGCAGCGCCGAGATCTTGGGGACCATGGAAAAAGAACTGCGTGATATCCGCTCCACAGCCTATCGCCGGGTGCAGGAGGTCCAGGGCAAAGCCGACGCCGACGCCACAAAAATATATGGTCAGGCTTACAATAAAAATCCGGAGTTCTATGCTTTTTTGCGCACCCTTGAAAGCTATAAAGAGAAAACCAATGAAAATGCCGTCATGATCCTCACCACGGACAGCGACTTTTATCGATTCGTCAAACAAGCGAGTCCCGACCGGATAGAGACATCATCGGCGCTGGATTAA
- the ftsH gene encoding ATP-dependent zinc metalloprotease FtsH: protein MPPKDKDPIGNLKDKLRDFFGASDPKDKTALPGRTRLSIWYLVLAIFFTSYLYQSMSSSKTETIAYSQFKQYVDQGMVSELVIGPDNIQGMLAGTPKREFTTVRVNDPDLVADLDKHKLSYSGRLENKLLASLLSWVLPLGFFFLIWWFVMKKMGSGMGVMSFSKSKAKIFAESDTKVSFADVAGIDESKEELEEVVEFLKTPEKFQKLGGRIPKGVLLVGPPGTGKTLLARAVAGEAQVPFFSISGSEFVEMFVGVGAARVRDLFSQAAAQAPCIIFIDELDALGKARGMNVMGGHDEREQTLNQLLVEMDGFETNKGVIIMAATNRPEILDPALLRPGRLDRQVLVDRPDINGREAILKIHARDVALSPEVDLRKIAGRTPGFVGADLANIINEAALLAARNDKETVEPADFDEAIDRVFGGLQKKNRVMNAREKEIVAFHESGHAIVAESVEHADPVHKISVIPRGIAALGYTQQQPAEDRYLLTRSELLDRLAVLLGGRVAEELVFNEISTGAQNDLQRASDMARAMVTEYGMSDTLGLVSYERPRQAMFPQENFFSGKNYSETKAAQIDDEIARFVDEAHQRVRKILSERRSVLDDLALLLSKQESVQGDELRQMLSAAKPGRAFPSPVTPYGNTAGKEENQNGI from the coding sequence ATGCCGCCCAAGGATAAAGATCCGATCGGAAACCTGAAGGACAAACTGCGCGACTTTTTCGGCGCCAGCGATCCGAAAGATAAAACCGCCCTACCCGGCAGGACGCGTTTAAGCATCTGGTATCTGGTGCTGGCCATCTTCTTTACTTCTTATCTGTACCAGTCCATGTCTTCATCAAAAACAGAGACGATTGCCTACAGCCAGTTTAAACAGTACGTCGACCAGGGGATGGTAAGCGAACTGGTGATCGGACCGGATAATATCCAAGGCATGCTGGCGGGAACGCCGAAAAGAGAATTCACCACCGTCAGGGTAAATGATCCGGACCTGGTCGCCGACCTGGACAAACACAAACTCAGTTATTCCGGCCGGCTTGAAAATAAATTACTGGCCAGCCTGCTTTCCTGGGTTCTGCCGCTTGGCTTCTTTTTTTTGATCTGGTGGTTTGTCATGAAAAAGATGGGCTCCGGCATGGGGGTTATGTCTTTCTCCAAGAGCAAGGCCAAAATTTTTGCGGAAAGCGACACCAAGGTCTCTTTTGCCGATGTGGCAGGCATTGATGAGTCAAAGGAAGAACTTGAGGAGGTGGTTGAATTTCTCAAGACACCTGAAAAATTTCAGAAACTGGGAGGCAGGATTCCCAAGGGGGTACTGCTGGTCGGCCCGCCCGGAACCGGTAAAACCTTACTGGCCAGAGCCGTTGCCGGGGAAGCCCAGGTGCCTTTTTTTTCCATCAGCGGGTCCGAATTCGTGGAGATGTTTGTGGGCGTTGGCGCAGCACGGGTCCGGGATCTGTTCTCCCAGGCAGCAGCGCAGGCGCCATGCATCATCTTCATTGATGAACTCGATGCCCTGGGCAAAGCCCGGGGAATGAATGTGATGGGCGGCCATGACGAGCGCGAACAAACCTTAAACCAGCTTTTGGTGGAGATGGATGGCTTTGAAACCAATAAAGGGGTCATCATCATGGCCGCCACCAACCGGCCGGAAATACTGGATCCCGCCTTGCTGCGCCCCGGGCGCCTGGACCGGCAGGTCCTGGTGGATCGCCCGGATATCAACGGCCGTGAAGCCATTTTAAAAATTCACGCCAGGGACGTGGCATTGAGTCCAGAAGTCGATCTGCGCAAGATCGCCGGCCGCACTCCGGGGTTTGTGGGCGCGGACCTGGCCAACATCATTAATGAAGCCGCTCTGCTTGCAGCCAGAAACGACAAGGAAACGGTCGAGCCTGCGGATTTCGATGAAGCCATTGATCGGGTGTTTGGCGGTCTTCAGAAAAAAAACCGGGTGATGAATGCCCGGGAGAAAGAAATTGTGGCCTTCCACGAGTCCGGCCATGCCATTGTGGCAGAATCGGTAGAGCACGCCGATCCCGTGCATAAAATCTCGGTCATTCCCCGAGGCATTGCAGCGCTCGGCTACACCCAGCAGCAGCCGGCGGAGGATCGCTACTTATTGACGCGCTCGGAACTGCTCGATCGCCTGGCCGTGTTATTGGGCGGTCGGGTGGCCGAGGAACTGGTTTTTAATGAAATCTCCACCGGGGCGCAAAACGACCTGCAGCGGGCCTCTGATATGGCCCGGGCCATGGTCACGGAATACGGCATGAGCGATACCCTGGGCCTGGTAAGCTATGAGCGGCCGCGCCAGGCCATGTTTCCCCAGGAAAACTTTTTTTCCGGCAAGAATTACAGCGAAACCAAAGCCGCCCAAATCGATGACGAAATAGCCCGGTTTGTTGATGAAGCCCATCAGCGGGTGCGCAAAATTCTCTCGGAACGGCGATCGGTGCTTGATGACCTGGCCCTTCTGCTCTCAAAACAGGAAAGCGTGCAGGGCGATGAGCTAAGGCAGATGCTTTCCGCGGCTAAACCCGGAAGAGCGTTTCCATCGCCTGTTACACCATACGGGAACACCGCCGGAAAAGAAGAAAACCAAAATGGCATTTAA
- a CDS encoding CHC2 zinc finger domain-containing protein: MAFNGINVMKTHLDIKSAAYIEAIVDYAEKLLGIVFKPVKKNRYNALCPFHADTEDKLMVYVDKKDEVRFHCFGACRGDWDIYDMIMLRTKQGFTTAQQMWAKHLAIKEFKPYAGAGPSVPEPGETPEPDDPVVFTEPGQPDEKTVAAMNHAAGFYNALLMSNEKQFRHILDYLARQGVDKSVVDKFNIGYAPPYSDIRHQGRALTDNFLPHFENDFKTFNAFLDSGLIRFLNDNTAKAYGFYCRQIDFRRKAPFSKNYGDSLAGRIVLPIYDADANPVGLAGRLPDDRGVRWLKHQNNEIAISSGSWLYGIEKAEPFIRQYRTIILVEGIFDYFAFYNLLQDQDKLVVVSTLGSYLTPEAAAILTGLGIEHFIVAHDWDANGRTGIERVAAKSGGWVYYLGGPAAGQSPYDMLKPVVNGISGFTLKHS, encoded by the coding sequence ATGGCATTTAATGGTATCAACGTGATGAAAACCCATCTGGACATAAAATCAGCAGCATATATCGAGGCTATTGTCGATTATGCGGAAAAACTGCTGGGCATTGTTTTCAAGCCCGTGAAAAAAAACCGGTATAACGCCCTGTGTCCATTCCACGCTGACACTGAAGACAAATTGATGGTGTACGTGGACAAAAAGGATGAGGTCCGGTTCCATTGCTTCGGTGCCTGCAGGGGCGATTGGGACATTTACGATATGATCATGCTGCGAACGAAACAAGGGTTTACAACGGCGCAGCAGATGTGGGCCAAGCATCTGGCTATCAAGGAATTTAAGCCCTATGCCGGTGCCGGCCCATCTGTTCCCGAACCCGGAGAAACACCGGAGCCTGATGATCCGGTTGTTTTTACCGAACCCGGGCAGCCTGATGAAAAAACTGTTGCCGCCATGAATCATGCGGCCGGCTTTTATAATGCGCTTTTGATGTCCAATGAAAAGCAGTTCCGGCACATCCTGGATTATCTGGCGCGCCAGGGTGTTGACAAATCCGTTGTGGACAAATTCAACATCGGCTATGCACCGCCCTACAGCGACATCCGCCATCAAGGCCGGGCGCTGACAGACAACTTCCTGCCGCACTTTGAAAATGATTTTAAAACCTTCAATGCATTCCTGGATAGCGGTTTGATCCGATTTTTAAACGACAACACCGCAAAAGCATACGGATTCTATTGCCGGCAGATCGATTTCAGACGGAAAGCGCCGTTTTCCAAAAATTACGGGGATTCATTGGCCGGGCGAATCGTGTTGCCCATTTACGACGCTGATGCAAATCCGGTTGGATTAGCCGGCAGACTTCCGGATGACAGGGGTGTTCGCTGGCTCAAGCACCAAAACAATGAAATTGCGATTTCCTCCGGAAGCTGGCTTTACGGCATTGAAAAGGCAGAGCCGTTTATCCGGCAATACCGGACAATTATACTGGTGGAGGGCATTTTTGATTATTTCGCCTTCTACAACCTGCTCCAGGACCAGGACAAGCTGGTGGTGGTTTCGACCCTGGGTTCCTATCTCACCCCCGAGGCCGCAGCCATTCTTACAGGTCTTGGAATCGAGCACTTCATTGTCGCCCACGACTGGGATGCCAATGGCAGAACCGGCATCGAACGGGTTGCAGCCAAGTCCGGCGGATGGGTCTATTATCTTGGCGGCCCGGCTGCAGGCCAGAGCCCTTACGATATGTTGAAGCCAGTGGTCAACGGCATCAGCGGCTTTACCCTGAAACATTCTTAG
- a CDS encoding aldehyde ferredoxin oxidoreductase C-terminal domain-containing protein, translating to MQTKQQHNCGEPCAAVCKKMHGRFKKDYEPYQTMGPLCGIFDQRADEQLNHHADRLGFDAISAGGTLAWLMDCIDDDLITPGDLGVDKVPRWEMTNFDVVKDSMHNAELGMALLDQMIQPGGSIALQFGARKLARRLAREKGRQVLDRFVYNAFARSINMTASRITSRNASVFWESERNTDMVSKFLKNTKQIDGVSHPEP from the coding sequence ATCCAAACCAAGCAGCAGCACAATTGCGGTGAACCGTGCGCTGCGGTCTGCAAAAAAATGCACGGCCGCTTTAAAAAAGATTATGAACCGTATCAGACCATGGGACCCTTGTGCGGTATCTTTGATCAGCGGGCTGATGAACAGCTCAACCACCATGCCGACCGCCTGGGCTTTGATGCTATCTCCGCAGGCGGAACCCTTGCCTGGCTCATGGACTGCATAGATGATGATTTGATAACGCCCGGGGACCTGGGGGTGGACAAAGTGCCCAGATGGGAAATGACGAATTTTGACGTTGTGAAAGATTCCATGCACAATGCCGAGCTTGGCATGGCATTGCTGGACCAGATGATTCAGCCAGGCGGAAGTATAGCCCTGCAGTTTGGCGCCAGGAAATTGGCACGCCGTCTTGCACGGGAAAAAGGCAGGCAGGTGCTTGACCGGTTTGTTTACAACGCCTTTGCCCGTTCCATAAACATGACCGCCAGTCGCATCACCAGCCGTAATGCATCTGTGTTCTGGGAATCGGAACGTAACACGGACATGGTGTCCAAATTCCTTAAAAACACAAAACAAATCGACGGGGTCAGTCATCCTGAGCCTTGA
- a CDS encoding Thivi_2564 family membrane protein, whose amino-acid sequence MPLIHLVITLVVVGLILWLINSFIPMQANIKKILNVVVVIVVVIWLLSVFGLIGPISEFRIG is encoded by the coding sequence ATGCCGTTAATTCATTTAGTGATTACGTTGGTCGTCGTTGGGTTGATATTGTGGCTGATTAACAGCTTCATACCGATGCAGGCCAATATAAAGAAAATTTTAAATGTCGTGGTGGTTATTGTCGTTGTTATCTGGCTGTTGAGTGTCTTCGGCCTCATCGGCCCTATTTCAGAATTTCGTATCGGCTGA
- a CDS encoding exosortase/archaeosortase family protein — MNKESIRWLLSFMALAAGFYWMDQSQWFQELVSGRLAFWNTTATISVLSLLGVSLEQTGSTIITNSGRLEIAESCTGTFVFMMFAAAVLPFPSTWTWRLKGLFFGLAALLTLNLFRTSLIVLVGSRFPGAIDAFHLIIGQIVVIAGMTTVMLWWAKNSQQGGRVSFLKNNRQLVRAVSLFCVGYICGFQLYRIFLESPLGLFVKQAVEAHTVWLLSAVTRFFSNDPHAQFSASPVKLIEGCLSSPMVVVFVAFIFAWPARWWKRALIIVLCFVPFFYGYHLLRACLIAVTLGLQSKGVNVAYNFYGQIVLAMVLFAGTAYLWCTQLRLTTYKRFLCLFLASGGIGMILASGLGWVTRHFLIPFLTLRISGTQMLFCDPQQTISFMIDFQVFIWICLVGPTPGMPLTRKIFFTVSGILAAFTMLILAVLLIEVFHLSPPAGMLKFGVVLLPFAAYYFSCLYPRKTRFFGPGQRP; from the coding sequence ATGAATAAAGAAAGCATTCGATGGCTTTTATCCTTCATGGCCCTGGCGGCCGGTTTCTATTGGATGGACCAGAGCCAATGGTTTCAGGAACTTGTTTCAGGCAGGCTCGCCTTTTGGAATACCACTGCCACAATATCGGTATTATCTCTTCTGGGGGTCAGCCTGGAGCAGACGGGTTCGACAATCATTACGAATTCGGGAAGGCTTGAGATTGCTGAGTCGTGTACCGGAACCTTTGTCTTTATGATGTTTGCGGCAGCCGTGCTCCCATTTCCATCCACGTGGACATGGCGGCTCAAGGGCCTGTTTTTCGGCCTGGCCGCGCTTTTGACGCTGAACCTGTTCCGAACCAGCCTGATCGTGCTGGTTGGTTCCCGGTTTCCCGGGGCCATAGATGCCTTTCACCTCATCATTGGTCAGATAGTTGTGATTGCCGGCATGACAACGGTCATGCTGTGGTGGGCAAAAAATTCGCAGCAAGGGGGCCGGGTTTCTTTTCTAAAAAACAACCGGCAGCTTGTACGGGCCGTATCGCTTTTTTGTGTCGGTTACATCTGCGGATTCCAGCTCTACCGGATATTTCTGGAAAGTCCACTGGGTCTTTTTGTTAAACAGGCGGTCGAGGCCCACACGGTTTGGCTGTTGTCAGCCGTGACCCGTTTCTTTTCAAATGACCCTCACGCGCAATTTTCCGCTTCTCCGGTCAAGCTGATAGAAGGCTGCCTTTCCAGCCCGATGGTGGTCGTCTTTGTGGCGTTTATCTTTGCCTGGCCGGCCCGATGGTGGAAACGCGCCCTCATCATTGTCCTATGCTTCGTCCCCTTTTTTTACGGATATCATTTGCTCCGGGCCTGTTTAATTGCCGTTACCCTTGGGCTTCAATCAAAAGGGGTCAACGTTGCCTACAATTTCTATGGCCAGATCGTTCTTGCCATGGTCCTTTTCGCCGGAACAGCCTATCTCTGGTGCACCCAATTGCGGTTAACGACTTACAAAAGGTTCCTTTGTCTTTTTCTGGCAAGCGGTGGGATCGGAATGATACTGGCTTCAGGGCTGGGATGGGTAACGCGCCATTTCCTGATTCCGTTTTTGACCCTGCGGATTTCCGGTACACAGATGTTGTTCTGCGATCCGCAACAAACAATCAGTTTTATGATAGATTTTCAGGTCTTTATCTGGATCTGCCTGGTTGGGCCGACTCCCGGGATGCCGCTTACGCGAAAAATTTTCTTCACGGTTTCGGGGATACTGGCTGCTTTCACGATGCTGATTCTTGCGGTCTTGCTGATTGAGGTTTTCCATTTGTCCCCCCCCGCCGGAATGCTCAAGTTTGGCGTGGTCTTGTTGCCGTTTGCAGCCTATTATTTTTCCTGCCTGTATCCCCGAAAAACCCGGTTCTTTGGGCCTGGTCAGAGACCTTAG